In Acidobacteriota bacterium, the genomic stretch CGCTCTGGGACCTCGGGGGAGACGCGGCGGAGAGCTGGTTCACCGCGGCCCTGGCCCGCGCCGCACCGGAGCGGCAGGCCGACCTCTGCCGCATCCTGGGCGAGGCGGCCACTACCCGTGCCGTACCGCTGCTGATTCCCCTCCTCGGGCAGCCGCAGGCGCATCCGGCGCGCCGCCTGGCGATCCGGTATCTGGGAACGATCGGGGACGCGTCCGCCGTCGACCCGCTGCTGGAGACGCTGGAGGGCGAGAGGCGGGAGCCTGCGACGATCGTCGAAGCGCTGGCCCGCATCGGCGACGCCCGATCCGCGGCGGTGGCCCTCTCCCGCGTGCCGGAATGCGACATTGCGGATCCCGAGACGCTGGGCAAGACCCTCTCCGGATTCGGCGCGGCGGGGGTCGAGCCTCTGCTCGATCTCCTGCAGCAGGGCAGCGAGCACAGCCGCATCGCGGCCGCCGCGGCCTTGGCCCGCATCGCAGACGTGCGTACCCGGGAGGCGATGATCGCCAGTCTCGAGGATCCCTCTCCCACAGTCAGGCGCCAGGCCGCCACGGCACTCGGGCGGATCGGGGACATCCACGCCCTCGATGCCCTGTGGGACGCTCTAGCTCGGCCGGAGGATCCCCTCCGGCGCGAACACAGCGCGATGCAGACGGCCATCCTCGCGATCGAGGACCGACTGGCCGCTGAGAGCCCTGCGAAGCGAAAGATCCCCGCAACCCCTGAAGGGGAGGCGCCATGAACCTCGTTCGAAAGATCGCTCTTCTCTCTTTTCTGCTGTTGACCGCCTCCCTTGCCGCCCTGACCACCGGTTGCCGCAGGGCGAGCGAAACCGGGGCCCCCGAGCCGACCGGCGAGAAGGTCGAGGGCGTGATCGAAGTCCATACCGTATCCGAGTACGTGGAAGACGAAGCGGGAGGCGGCCGCGTCGTACAGCAGACGCGCTGGACACTCAACGCGAGCGACCATGTCTACGACCTCCTTTTTTCGCCAGACCTCGAGGTCGAACTCTCCGCCCTGGCCGGCGAAAAACCCGGCACGGCAGTGACCCTCGAAGGGGGGCGCAGGGTCGAGCTACGACCCTGGGCGCTGTACCGCGCATGGGGAACGATCCGCGAACAAGGCCAGACCCTCCAGGACGCAACCCGAGGATCGCTGCCCTACGACGTTCTG encodes the following:
- a CDS encoding HEAT repeat domain-containing protein, with amino-acid sequence MALSRVPECDIADPETLGKTLSGFGAAGVEPLLDLLQQGSEHSRIAAAAALARIADVRTREAMIASLEDPSPTVRRQAATALGRIGDIHALDALWDALARPEDPLRREHSAMQTAILAIEDRLAAESPAKRKIPATPEGEAP